The genomic interval CTGGCTAGACCTGGGTCTTTTGTCCCCCACCTCATCTGTAACCAGCAATACACTCCTCTCTCTCCATAAACTTTTTGAGGGTACTAGACCTGCCACAtgtgataaaataaatgtttgtccAAGAGTGGGCACAGAAAGTTAGTGTGTGCTTAGTAGTTTAGGATAACTTCTTACTTTAGTATATCTGCTAGTTAGTTGGAAAGTGGGCTCACTTTGGTGACAGGACTCAAGATTTTTTATTGAGGAAAAGGAATTGCGGAAAATCTGGGTCTGGCAGTGCTCTAGTTGGTAATGAACACCTGCTGTTCCTAAAGAATCACTTAGGTCATTCATTCTCATTCTAtaattttccagatgaagaaattgaggcctgCAAAGCTAAGAAACTagcccaagttcacacagctcaAAAGTATAAGGCCAGAACAAGAGCCTTGGAAAGTGACTAGGCAGGCCAATGCTCTCCACTAGAAAACAATGCTTGCATGAAACTACTGCTTCTAAAGAGCATACAAAGTTTTTGGCCATGGAAATGTGAAGAAACACTGAGATGAGCATATTTTAGAACACTGTTTCGGTATTACTGACTGCTTAATTCTTCAGTAGAAGATGAATACCCATAGCTATTATATTAATAACTTGAGTTTAAGAGTTTCTCATTTCCCTGGAGGTCTCTTTCTTTATGAACTCTGTGTCTGTCATCCatcttatttaatcattttaagtctacttttaaaataatcatgtttGGCGCATATATTTTTATCATAGTATTAATTCTTTTCTACTAACCCTTAATGAACGCAGTTGAATTTGGTAAAGCACTGCAATGCCAAATCAGTACATTTGGTTAGTGGAAGCTGCCAGAGATCCTTGCAGCTAAGGTAAAATTTATAATTGCTCCTAGGAAATCCTTCACTTCATATGAGTctagtctttttctttatattctttctcaCTCAGAGAATCAAACGTGCAAATAATTCAACTACACAAAACTCACAGGAAGTTTATCATCAAAATCCttcttaataaaataagaaatctcTCATGTCCATGATATAAAAGGGATTATGAAAGGAAATCAGTAGAAAAAGAgccacaaacaaacaacaaacaaattagctgcaTTATGTACATGGAAAATTTTAAGGGACAATTGAAATTACTCAAGTGGAAATCTAGCCTCTCTAAAATTCAATAGCTAATACTAGACAGTTTATCGTTTCACAAAGAATTTCTGactatatacatttaattttttattttacttgaaacaTTCTGACAAGCAACAGACAAACTGAAATTACAGAACAGTCAATGAATACATTGAGGGCATATAACACATACCAGAAATGAAGGCTCTGATAAAGTACAGTTAAAGCTTAGAAATGATAGGAGTTTAGAAGGTAAAAATTGCAGAAGACAAGAGACATTAAAGCTGTCATAACTTTTCAAgagtaaagaaaacaaatgtgtaGAAAACTAAATTAATTATAAAGTGTAATTTTTCTTCCCTAAAAAGTTTCTTACACGAATAACAATAATGATAGAGTAAATCtgtcaaaatgaaaacaatgaaagaCTTAGAAGGGCCTGCAGTTATCACATCATctcatccattttacagatgaggaaactgaggcctaatTAGTAGCTCTGCCTGGACCAAAAGTACTTCAAGTTTTACATATTTCCAGATTACACATTTAAATTAATCACCATTAGATATATTACCATCCGCCCAGATAGTAACTAAAGGAGATCACATTATTGGGATCTAAGCTCTGAACACAGCTGTCACTTTGTAGATTTttgcaaaaagaacacaaaaaaggTAAAAGACAACACTACTTCTTTAAAATACGAATGCCTCAACTGAGTTTTACAATACTATCCattattagaaaattattctATCCAGTAGGTAAACTGTAatcacaaactttaaaaaaagtgctaacatatttataagaaattagAAGTTTTTATAGCCCTTAAGGATCTGCgccatttaaaaatggaatgattTGTGCACACAAACAAAACACTCTTACAGTATGTTCCTATTCCTAAAGCTGcctttaatacatatataatcttAATACTCTGATATgaccttttaatattttctagttatagttttataatttggGGGGAATACACCAAAATATTAGTTTGAGAGGCCAAAATTCACCAGTGCCTCCTATTGTCTTTCACTCCTTAACACAACCACATCAGTTGCTTTTTTTACTACACATCAAATTATGACATAAAATCAATTTAGTAACATGTAATGAGTGTCTGTTATATGCAAGGCATTTAAATTGTTTGGCTGGCCATAATCAGTCAAATTTAAGATCTGTTATTTCAATTCCAAATAATGTGGTAATACATTATTCCAGAACTTTTTGGAACCTGGTGGCCCGTTTTCTAAAAGTTGTTTTGACTCCACTGGCGTTTTGGACCTTggctctttcccctttccctgtgTGTTAGTTATCGactttttttgatatgttttatgTTTGCCATATTTCACAGATGCTTttattttgctcacttttttgTACCCTTCTCCTTCAACCTgcctttcattctcttcttcacctGTCTCCTGGTagttcccctcctcttcctcctcctcttctctgttcctcctgttttcttcttgttccccctccttttccctttcttccccttcctcttctccttcctcttcctctccttccccctctccttcctccccttcttcctcctctccttcttcctccccctctccttcctcttcttccccttctccttcttcccctccttctctttcctcctcctccccctccacttccccttctccttcctccccttcctcctcttccccctctgcttccccttcttcttcctcaccttctccttctccttcctccccttcctcctccccttctccttcctccccttctccttcctccccttcctcctccccttctccttccttccattcctcctccccttctccttcctccccttcctcaccttccccttctccttcctccccttcctcaccttccccttctccttcctccccttcctcattttccccttctccttcctccccttcattctccccttcctcctcaccttccccttctccttcctccccttcattctcccctttcccttcttcctccccttcctcctcaccttccccttctccttcctccccttcctcctctccttccttcccttcatcctccccttccccttctctttcctcctcttcctcctccccttctccttcctcctcttccccctccccttcctcctctcccccttcTTCCTGttccccctctccttccccctcctctactttccctccctcctctttttcctcccttcccccctctgtttcctcctcttccccctctccttggtctccttcctcctttcctttctcctccttcccccctctttcctcctttcccctttctccttcctcctcctctccttcttccttttcaccTTCTCCCTCtacttcttccccttctccttcctcttttccttctgctgcctcctcctcttcttcttcttcctcttctctgtctccctcttcttcttctccttcttcatgctcctcctccccttctccctcttccaTCTCTTGGTTTCTTTCCTCCTGATGGCCTTGCTCCCTTTCCTTTTGCTCCTGCTCCTCCCCATCCCTCTTTTCCCATTCCTCCTTGTCTGTTAggtccttctctccctctcctggctTCTCTATTTCTCCCCTACCCTTGTCTTTCTCCCccttctctgtcttctcctcACCTTGCCAGTGCTCTGTTGCTGAACTTTCCTCCTCAGAGGTTCCATCCCCTCTACCTTCAGGCCCATCCTCTGCCTCTCCCCCTGACTTTGCTTTGCCTTCACTCACCTCTGCTTTGTCTGTAAGATCATCTGAGAGGATCTCTGTTACCTCCTTTCTTCTGCCACGCACCTTGACATTTTCCTCATTTGCTTTTACCTCTTGCTCCTCTATTCCATTGCCTCTTGAATCCTctgctccttccttctcctctgggATATCTGACAAGTGATCACACTTAAAATCATACTTTGCCATGGATTTGGATATTATGGGTTTAGTCTCTTTTTCGTTTCCTTGGTCAATCAATTTCCCACTATACCATATGTTTTGGTCAGTTTCCACTTCATCATCATCTTTCTCTCCACGACTAAATTCTACTGCCTCAGGCTGCTGGAATCTATCAGCTATACTCTGCTGACTCTCACTTCACCTTGCATGTAACTGTCTGGCTTTTCTACTGATTCTCTTTCACTGTCACAGATCACATCTTGCTTGCTACTTTCCCTTTTCTTaacaaaatctttattttcttcattctcagtATTCATACCTCTATCTGCTAAGTTGCCAAAGAAAGTACTGATATTTTTTGTgctcttttgcctttttcttaaaTCCTTCATATCTGCTATTTCTGCCAGTTTAGTTCCTTCTCAGAGACTATTTCTTCTGCTTCTAAATCCTTCTGACTGTGTCCTCcatcagtttccttttctatttccttagCATCAAACTGATCAACACtacttttattttcatgtctAAATTCCtcttttgggctgggcgcagtggctcacgcctgtaaatccagcactttgggaggccgaggcgggtggatcacgaggtcaagagatcaagaccatcctggtcaacatggtgaaaccccgtctctactaaaaatacgaaaaattagctgggcgtggtggcacgtgcctgtaattccagctgctcaggaggctgaggcaggagaattgcctgaacccaggaggcggaggttgcagtgagccaagatcgcgccactgcactctagcctgggtaacaagagcgaaactccgcctcaaaaaataagtaaataaatacctcTTTTTGTAAACCCTCTCCATCAGTGTCAGTCTGAGGTCCCACCTGGCCTGAGTCGTCACctgcttcctcatctgaaaatgctTCCTTAATCATAGGTGGTTGCATCATGAAAATACCTTGTGACACATGTTGTTTACACGCTttcccttctttcatttctgacatCTCTTCACATTCATCACTATTATCGTTTTCAGTAAGAGCCGTACACTGCATCAGATTCCCAATTGTTTGCTGTTTCTGTAAATTTTTTGAAGTAATCATCATACGTTATACTGCTACTAGCTGACAAAGACAACTTATCTACCTTATATACTGCcaagattttacatttttataagtttAGGAGAATAAAAGTAGCAAGTTTTACCAGGtatttttctgaagttttgttttccttaaggATCATTTGTGCCACTCACTAGTCTATGATACATCTAATTTTGATTTAGTAACATGTATCTGTGTTTAATTTTCAACTCTTACTACCTGTCTTAATTTTGCCATTATTCACAATACCATCAATATTTATTCTCTGCCTCTTTCCTCATTCTGAATCAATCCTTACATAAAACCCACTTCCAGATTGATTTTACAAGATGCTATTTAAAAACGCATACttcttggcctggcacagtggctcacgtctatgaTTCCAatactttaagaggccaaggcaagtggatcacctgatgtcgggagttcaagatcatcctggccaacatggtgaaaacctgtctctactaaaaatacaaaaattagctgggtgtcgtggcgaatgcctgtaatcccagctacttgggaggctgaggcaggagaattacttgaacccaggaggcagaggttgcagtgagccgagattgtgtcactgcactctagcctgggcaacaagagcaaaactccatctcaaagaaaaaaatgtacacttTTATTGTACACAGTGTAGTTTAGTATATTTTTCCCACCTtccctttcaattttttttttcttgaacagaCTTTCATTCTGTTACCTAGttgggagtgcagtgacatgatctcagttcactgcagcctctgcctcccaggttccagcaattctctcacctcagcctcctgagtagctgggactatgggtgcgtgt from Callithrix jacchus isolate 240 chromosome X, calJac240_pri, whole genome shotgun sequence carries:
- the RPGR gene encoding X-linked retinitis pigmentosa GTPase regulator isoform X4, giving the protein MREPGELMPRNNKLYVFGSNNWGQLGLGSKSAVSKPTCVKALKPEKVKLAACGRNHTLVSTEGGNVYATGGNDEGQLGLGDTEERTTFHRVSFFTSQHKIKQLSAGSNTSAALTEDGRLFMWGDNSEGQIGLPNILNACVPHQVTIGKPVSWISCGYYHSAFVTTDGELYIFGESENGKLGLPNELLSNHRIPQLVPEIPEKVIQVACGGEHSVVLTEDAVYTFGLGQFGQLGLGTLLFETSEPKVVENIGNKTISYISCGENHAALLTDNGLMYTFGDGRHGKLGLGLENFTNQFTPTLCCNFLKFVVKLVACGGCHMVVFAAPRPGVAEEIEFDEINDTCLSFLPFGNLTSGNNVLQRTLSARMRRRERERSPDSIPLIRTLPPVEGTLDLSASFSHNSLFPCCSENDRLERILPEEDLMQPEEPDNFQDEMTKEAEIDNFSTIGSLGESTDILNMTHMMSQNSDEKSLKLSPVPKQKKQQTIGNLMQCTALTENDNSDECEEMSEMKEGKACKQHVSQDIPEEKEGAEDSRGNGIEEQEVKANEENVKVRGRRKEVTEILSDDLTDKAEVSEGKAKSGGEAEDGPEGRGDGTSEEESSATEHWQGEEKTEKGEKDKGRGEIEKPGEGEKDLTDKEEWEKRDGEEQEQKEREQGHQEERNQEMEEGEGEEEHEEGEEEEGDREEEEEEEEEAAEGKEEGEGEEVEGEGEKEEGEEEEGERGKEERGGKEEKGKEEGDQGEGEEEETEGGREEKEEGGKVEEGEGEGEQEEGGEEEGEGEEEEGEGEEEEEEREGEGEDEGKEGEEEGEEGEGEGEEEGEEEGKGENEGEEGEGEGEEEGENEGEEGEGENEEGEEGEGEGEEGEEGEGEGEEGEEGEGEEEWKEGEGEEEGEEGEGEEGEGEEEGEEGEGEGEEEEGEAEGEEEEGEEGEGEVEGEEEEREGGEEGEGEEEEGEGEEEGEEEEGEEGEGEGEEEEGEEEGEEREKEGEQEENRRNREEEEEEEGNYQETGEEENERQVEGEGYKKVSKIKASVKYGKHKTYQKKSITNTQGKGKEPRSKTPVESKQLLENGPPGSKKFWNNVLPHYLELK
- the RPGR gene encoding X-linked retinitis pigmentosa GTPase regulator isoform X3, translated to MREPGELMPNSGAVFIFGKSKIAENIPGKFWFKNDVAVHLSCGDEHSAVVTALKPEKVKLAACGRNHTLVSTEGGNVYATGGNDEGQLGLGDTEERTTFHRVSFFTSQHKIKQLSAGSNTSAALTEDGRLFMWGDNSEGQIGLPNILNACVPHQVTIGKPVSWISCGYYHSAFVTTDGELYIFGESENGKLGLPNELLSNHRIPQLVPEIPEKVIQVACGGEHSVVLTEDAVYTFGLGQFGQLGLGTLLFETSEPKVVENIGNKTISYISCGENHAALLTDNGLMYTFGDGRHGKLGLGLENFTNQFTPTLCCNFLKFVVKLVACGGCHMVVFAAPRPGVAEEIEFDEINDTCLSFLPFGNLTSGNNVLQRTLSARMRRRERERSPDSIPLIRTLPPVEGTLDLSASFSHNSLFPCCSENDRLERILPEEDLMQPEEPDNFQDEMTKEAEIDNFSTIGSLGESTDILNMTHMMSQNSDEKSLKLSPVPKQKKQQTIGNLMQCTALTENDNSDECEEMSEMKEGKACKQHVSQDIPEEKEGAEDSRGNGIEEQEVKANEENVKVRGRRKEVTEILSDDLTDKAEVSEGKAKSGGEAEDGPEGRGDGTSEEESSATEHWQGEEKTEKGEKDKGRGEIEKPGEGEKDLTDKEEWEKRDGEEQEQKEREQGHQEERNQEMEEGEGEEEHEEGEEEEGDREEEEEEEEEAAEGKEEGEGEEVEGEGEKEEGEEEEGERGKEERGGKEEKGKEEGDQGEGEEEETEGGREEKEEGGKVEEGEGEGEQEEGGEEEGEGEEEEGEGEEEEEEREGEGEDEGKEGEEEGEEGEGEGEEEGEEEGKGENEGEEGEGEGEEEGENEGEEGEGENEEGEEGEGEGEEGEEGEGEGEEGEEGEGEEEWKEGEGEEEGEEGEGEEGEGEEEGEEGEGEGEEEEGEAEGEEEEGEEGEGEVEGEEEEREGGEEGEGEEEEGEGEEEGEEEEGEEGEGEGEEEEGEEEGEEREKEGEQEENRRNREEEEEEEGNYQETGEEENERQVEGEGYKKVSKIKASVKYGKHKTYQKKSITNTQGKGKEPRSKTPVESKQLLENGPPGSKKFWNNVLPHYLELK
- the RPGR gene encoding X-linked retinitis pigmentosa GTPase regulator isoform X2, with product MREPGELMPNSGAVFIFGKSKIAENIPGKFWFKNDVAVHLSCGDEHSAVVTGNNKLYVFGSNNWGQLGLGSKSAVSKPTCVKALKPEKVKLAACGRNHTLVSTEGGNVYATGGNDEGQLGLGDTEERTTFHRVSFFTSQHKIKQLSAGSNTSAALTEDGRLFMWGDNSEGQIGLPNILNACVPHQVTIGKPVSWISCGYYHSAFVTNGELYIFGESENGKLGLPNELLSNHRIPQLVPEIPEKVIQVACGGEHSVVLTEDAVYTFGLGQFGQLGLGTLLFETSEPKVVENIGNKTISYISCGENHAALLTDNGLMYTFGDGRHGKLGLGLENFTNQFTPTLCCNFLKFVVKLVACGGCHMVVFAAPRPGVAEEIEFDEINDTCLSFLPFGNLTSGNNVLQRTLSARMRRRERERSPDSIPLIRTLPPVEGTLDLSASFSHNSLFPCCSENDRLERILPEEDLMQPEEPDNFQDEMTKEAEIDNFSTIGSLGESTDILNMTHMMSQNSDEKSLKLSPVPKQKKQQTIGNLMQCTALTENDNSDECEEMSEMKEGKACKQHVSQDIPEEKEGAEDSRGNGIEEQEVKANEENVKVRGRRKEVTEILSDDLTDKAEVSEGKAKSGGEAEDGPEGRGDGTSEEESSATEHWQGEEKTEKGEKDKGRGEIEKPGEGEKDLTDKEEWEKRDGEEQEQKEREQGHQEERNQEMEEGEGEEEHEEGEEEEGDREEEEEEEEEAAEGKEEGEGEEVEGEGEKEEGEEEEGERGKEERGGKEEKGKEEGDQGEGEEEETEGGREEKEEGGKVEEGEGEGEQEEGGEEEGEGEEEEGEGEEEEEEREGEGEDEGKEGEEEGEEGEGEGEEEGEEEGKGENEGEEGEGEGEEEGENEGEEGEGENEEGEEGEGEGEEGEEGEGEGEEGEEGEGEEEWKEGEGEEEGEEGEGEEGEGEEEGEEGEGEGEEEEGEAEGEEEEGEEGEGEVEGEEEEREGGEEGEGEEEEGEGEEEGEEEEGEEGEGEGEEEEGEEEGEEREKEGEQEENRRNREEEEEEEGNYQETGEEENERQVEGEGYKKVSKIKASVKYGKHKTYQKKSITNTQGKGKEPRSKTPVESKQLLENGPPGSKKFWNNVLPHYLELK
- the RPGR gene encoding X-linked retinitis pigmentosa GTPase regulator isoform X1, encoding MREPGELMPNSGAVFIFGKSKIAENIPGKFWFKNDVAVHLSCGDEHSAVVTGNNKLYVFGSNNWGQLGLGSKSAVSKPTCVKALKPEKVKLAACGRNHTLVSTEGGNVYATGGNDEGQLGLGDTEERTTFHRVSFFTSQHKIKQLSAGSNTSAALTEDGRLFMWGDNSEGQIGLPNILNACVPHQVTIGKPVSWISCGYYHSAFVTTDGELYIFGESENGKLGLPNELLSNHRIPQLVPEIPEKVIQVACGGEHSVVLTEDAVYTFGLGQFGQLGLGTLLFETSEPKVVENIGNKTISYISCGENHAALLTDNGLMYTFGDGRHGKLGLGLENFTNQFTPTLCCNFLKFVVKLVACGGCHMVVFAAPRPGVAEEIEFDEINDTCLSFLPFGNLTSGNNVLQRTLSARMRRRERERSPDSIPLIRTLPPVEGTLDLSASFSHNSLFPCCSENDRLERILPEEDLMQPEEPDNFQDEMTKEAEIDNFSTIGSLGESTDILNMTHMMSQNSDEKSLKLSPVPKQKKQQTIGNLMQCTALTENDNSDECEEMSEMKEGKACKQHVSQDIPEEKEGAEDSRGNGIEEQEVKANEENVKVRGRRKEVTEILSDDLTDKAEVSEGKAKSGGEAEDGPEGRGDGTSEEESSATEHWQGEEKTEKGEKDKGRGEIEKPGEGEKDLTDKEEWEKRDGEEQEQKEREQGHQEERNQEMEEGEGEEEHEEGEEEEGDREEEEEEEEEAAEGKEEGEGEEVEGEGEKEEGEEEEGERGKEERGGKEEKGKEEGDQGEGEEEETEGGREEKEEGGKVEEGEGEGEQEEGGEEEGEGEEEEGEGEEEEEEREGEGEDEGKEGEEEGEEGEGEGEEEGEEEGKGENEGEEGEGEGEEEGENEGEEGEGENEEGEEGEGEGEEGEEGEGEGEEGEEGEGEEEWKEGEGEEEGEEGEGEEGEGEEEGEEGEGEGEEEEGEAEGEEEEGEEGEGEVEGEEEEREGGEEGEGEEEEGEGEEEGEEEEGEEGEGEGEEEEGEEEGEEREKEGEQEENRRNREEEEEEEGNYQETGEEENERQVEGEGYKKVSKIKASVKYGKHKTYQKKSITNTQGKGKEPRSKTPVESKQLLENGPPGSKKFWNNVLPHYLELK